A window from Corynebacterium singulare encodes these proteins:
- the rpsL gene encoding 30S ribosomal protein S12 produces MPTIQQLVRKGRHDKKAKVATAALKGSPQRRGVCTRVYTTTPKKPNSALRKVARVRLTSGIEVSAYIPGEGHNLQEHSMVLVRGGRVKDLPGVRYKIIRGALDTQGVKDRKQARSRYGAKKGQ; encoded by the coding sequence ATGCCAACTATTCAGCAGCTGGTCCGCAAGGGCCGCCACGACAAGAAGGCCAAGGTTGCTACGGCCGCCCTCAAGGGCTCCCCGCAGCGCCGCGGCGTGTGCACCCGCGTGTACACCACCACCCCGAAGAAGCCGAACTCGGCACTCCGTAAGGTTGCCCGTGTGCGCCTGACCTCCGGTATCGAGGTTTCTGCCTACATTCCGGGTGAGGGCCACAACCTTCAGGAGCACTCCATGGTGCTCGTCCGCGGTGGTCGTGTGAAGGACCTCCCGGGTGTTCGTTACAAGATTATCCGTGGCGCACTGGATACCCAGGGCGTGAAGGACCGTAAGCAGGCTCGTTCCCGCTACGGCGCAAAGAAGGGACAGTAA
- the rpsG gene encoding 30S ribosomal protein S7 — MRKNAAPKRPVVKDPVYNSEQVTMLVNKILLDGKKSTAERIVYGALEACREKTGTDPVGTLEKALGNIRPDLEVRSRRVGGATYQVPVEVKPARANTLALRWLVTFTRQRRENTMIERLANEILDASNGLGASVKRREDTHKMAEANRAFAHYRW; from the coding sequence ATGCGTAAGAATGCTGCACCGAAGCGTCCTGTAGTTAAGGACCCGGTTTACAACTCCGAGCAGGTCACCATGCTCGTGAACAAGATCCTGCTGGACGGCAAGAAGTCCACCGCCGAGCGCATCGTCTACGGTGCTCTCGAGGCTTGCCGCGAGAAGACCGGTACCGATCCGGTCGGCACCCTGGAGAAGGCTCTGGGCAACATCCGCCCGGACCTCGAGGTTCGCTCCCGCCGCGTGGGTGGCGCTACCTACCAGGTGCCGGTTGAGGTTAAGCCGGCTCGCGCTAACACCCTGGCTCTGCGTTGGCTGGTGACCTTCACCCGTCAGCGTCGTGAGAACACCATGATCGAGCGTCTCGCTAACGAGATCCTGGATGCTTCCAACGGCCTGGGTGCTTCCGTCAAGCGCCGTGAGGATACTCACAAGATGGCTGAGGCTAACCGTGCCTTCGCCCACTACCGCTGGTAA
- the fusA gene encoding elongation factor G produces the protein MAQQVLKDLHKVRNIGIMAHIDAGKTTTTERILFYTGINRKVGETHDGASTTDWMEQEKERGITITSAAVTCFWDNNQINIIDTPGHVDFTVEVERSLRVLDGAVAVFDGKEGVEPQSEQVWRQAAKYDVPRICFVNKMDKLGADFYFTVQTIIDRLGAKPLVMQLPIGAEDDFDGVVDLIDMKAITWRGKVETGAEPTIEEIPADLQEKAEEYREKLLEAVAESDEELMEKYFGGEELTKEEIKAAIRKMTINSEIYPVLCGTAYRNKGVQPLLDAVVDYLPNPLDIGEIQGHAVGNEDEVITRKPSIESPFSALAFKIAAHPFFGQLTFTRVYSGQVVPGTEVMNSTKGKKERIGKLFQMHANKENPVEQADAGNIYAVIGLKETTTGDTLCDKDDQIILESMDFPDPVIKVSIEPKTKADQEKLGTAIQKLAAEDPTFTVELDEETGQTVIGGMGELHLDVLVDRMKREFKVEANIGNPQVAYRETIRKKVESLDYTHKKQTGGSGQFAKVICTIEPYNPDPETLEEGESATYKFENAVTGGRVPKEYIPSVDAGIQDAMQYGYLAGFPLVNIKATLEDGAYHDVDSSEMAFKLAGSQVLKEAVAKAKPVLLEPVMAVEVVTPEEYMGTVNGDISSRRGQVFSMEDRSGAKVVKAKVPLSEMFGYIGDLRSSTAGRANFTMVFDSYAEVPSSVAQEIIEERTGSKA, from the coding sequence GTGGCACAACAAGTGCTTAAGGATCTGCACAAGGTCCGCAACATCGGCATCATGGCTCACATCGATGCTGGTAAGACCACCACGACCGAGCGCATTCTCTTCTACACCGGTATCAACCGTAAGGTCGGCGAGACCCACGATGGTGCTTCCACCACTGACTGGATGGAGCAGGAGAAGGAACGCGGCATCACCATTACGTCCGCTGCTGTGACCTGTTTCTGGGACAACAACCAGATCAACATCATTGACACCCCGGGCCACGTGGACTTCACCGTTGAGGTTGAGCGTTCCCTGCGTGTTCTCGATGGCGCCGTTGCCGTCTTCGACGGCAAGGAGGGCGTTGAGCCGCAGTCCGAGCAGGTGTGGCGTCAGGCTGCTAAGTACGACGTGCCGCGTATCTGCTTCGTGAACAAGATGGACAAGCTGGGTGCGGATTTCTACTTCACCGTCCAGACCATTATCGACCGCCTCGGCGCGAAGCCGTTGGTAATGCAGCTGCCGATCGGTGCTGAGGATGACTTTGACGGCGTCGTCGACCTTATCGACATGAAAGCCATCACCTGGCGCGGCAAGGTCGAAACCGGTGCTGAGCCGACCATCGAGGAGATCCCGGCCGACCTGCAGGAGAAGGCTGAAGAGTACCGTGAGAAGCTGCTCGAGGCTGTCGCTGAGTCTGATGAGGAGCTCATGGAGAAGTACTTCGGCGGCGAGGAGCTGACGAAGGAAGAGATCAAGGCTGCCATCCGCAAGATGACCATCAACTCCGAGATCTACCCGGTGCTGTGCGGTACCGCATACCGCAACAAGGGCGTCCAGCCGCTGCTTGACGCTGTTGTGGACTACCTGCCGAACCCGCTCGACATTGGCGAGATCCAGGGCCACGCTGTTGGCAACGAGGACGAGGTCATCACCCGTAAGCCGTCCATTGAGTCCCCGTTCTCCGCTCTGGCTTTCAAGATTGCTGCTCACCCGTTCTTCGGTCAGCTGACCTTCACCCGCGTGTACTCCGGCCAGGTTGTTCCGGGTACCGAGGTTATGAACTCCACCAAGGGTAAGAAGGAGCGCATCGGCAAGCTCTTCCAGATGCACGCCAACAAGGAGAACCCGGTTGAGCAGGCAGATGCCGGCAACATCTACGCCGTCATTGGTCTGAAGGAAACCACCACCGGTGACACCCTGTGTGACAAGGATGACCAGATCATCCTCGAGTCCATGGACTTCCCGGACCCGGTTATCAAGGTCTCCATCGAGCCGAAGACCAAGGCTGACCAGGAGAAGCTGGGTACCGCTATTCAGAAGCTTGCTGCTGAGGACCCGACCTTCACCGTTGAGCTCGACGAAGAGACCGGCCAGACCGTTATCGGCGGTATGGGCGAGCTTCACCTCGACGTTCTTGTTGACCGCATGAAGCGCGAGTTCAAGGTTGAGGCAAACATCGGTAACCCGCAGGTTGCTTACCGCGAGACCATCCGCAAGAAGGTCGAGTCCCTGGACTACACCCACAAGAAGCAGACCGGTGGTTCTGGTCAGTTCGCAAAGGTCATCTGCACCATCGAGCCGTACAACCCGGACCCGGAGACCCTGGAAGAGGGCGAGTCCGCAACCTACAAGTTCGAGAACGCCGTCACCGGTGGCCGCGTGCCGAAGGAGTACATCCCGTCCGTCGACGCTGGTATCCAGGATGCTATGCAGTACGGCTACCTCGCTGGCTTCCCGCTGGTGAACATCAAGGCCACCCTCGAGGATGGCGCTTACCACGACGTTGACTCCTCTGAGATGGCCTTCAAGCTCGCTGGCTCCCAGGTCCTCAAGGAGGCCGTTGCCAAGGCAAAGCCGGTTCTGCTTGAGCCGGTCATGGCAGTTGAGGTCGTTACCCCGGAGGAGTACATGGGTACCGTTAACGGTGACATCTCCTCCCGCCGTGGCCAGGTCTTCTCCATGGAGGACCGCTCCGGCGCCAAGGTCGTGAAGGCAAAGGTACCGCTTTCCGAGATGTTCGGTTACATCGGTGACCTGCGTTCCTCCACCGCCGGCCGTGCAAACTTCACCATGGTCTTCGATTCCTACGCTGAGGTTCCGTCCTCCGTGGCACAGGAGATCATTGAGGAGCGCACCGGCAGCAAGGCCTAA
- the tuf gene encoding elongation factor Tu: MAKEKFERTKPHVNIGTIGHVDHGKTTTTAAITKVLADAYPEENTAFAFDMIDKAPEEKERGITINISHVEYSTPKRHYAHVDAPGHADYIKNMITGAAQMDGAILVVAATDGPMPQTREHVLLARQVGVPYILVALNKCDMVDDEEIIELVEMEIRELLAEQDYDEDAPIVHISALKALEGDEKWVQSVVDLMQACDDSIPDPERELDKPFLMPIEDIFTITGRGTVVTGRVERGSLNVNEDIEIIGIKDKSMSTTVTGIEMFRKMMDYTEAGDNCGLLLRGTKREEVERGQVCIKPGAYTPHTKFEGSVYVLKKEEGGRHTPFMDNYRPQFYFRTTDVTGVIKLPEGTEMVMPGDNVEMTVELIQPVAMDEGLRFAIREGSRTVGAGRVTKIIA, encoded by the coding sequence GTGGCAAAGGAGAAGTTCGAGCGTACGAAGCCGCATGTGAACATCGGCACCATCGGACACGTCGACCACGGCAAGACCACCACCACCGCAGCGATCACCAAGGTTCTGGCTGACGCTTACCCGGAGGAGAACACCGCTTTCGCCTTCGACATGATCGATAAGGCTCCTGAGGAGAAGGAGCGCGGTATTACCATCAACATCTCCCACGTTGAGTACTCCACCCCGAAGCGCCACTACGCACACGTGGACGCCCCGGGCCACGCCGACTACATCAAGAACATGATTACCGGTGCTGCTCAGATGGACGGCGCCATCCTGGTTGTTGCTGCAACCGATGGCCCGATGCCGCAGACTCGTGAGCACGTTCTGCTCGCTCGCCAGGTTGGCGTTCCGTACATCCTCGTTGCACTGAACAAGTGCGACATGGTTGACGATGAGGAAATCATCGAGCTCGTCGAGATGGAGATCCGCGAGCTGCTCGCTGAGCAGGACTACGATGAGGACGCTCCGATCGTTCACATCTCCGCTCTGAAGGCTCTTGAGGGCGACGAGAAGTGGGTACAGTCCGTCGTCGACCTGATGCAGGCTTGCGATGACTCCATTCCGGATCCGGAGCGCGAGCTGGACAAGCCGTTCCTGATGCCGATCGAGGACATCTTCACCATTACCGGCCGCGGTACCGTTGTTACCGGCCGTGTTGAGCGTGGCTCCCTGAACGTCAACGAGGACATCGAAATCATCGGTATCAAGGACAAGTCCATGTCCACCACCGTTACCGGTATCGAGATGTTCCGCAAGATGATGGACTACACCGAGGCTGGCGACAACTGTGGTCTGCTTCTGCGTGGTACCAAGCGTGAAGAGGTTGAGCGTGGCCAGGTCTGCATCAAGCCGGGCGCTTACACCCCGCACACCAAGTTCGAGGGTTCCGTCTACGTCCTGAAGAAGGAAGAGGGCGGCCGCCACACCCCGTTCATGGACAACTACCGTCCGCAGTTCTACTTCCGTACCACCGACGTTACCGGCGTCATCAAGCTGCCGGAGGGCACCGAGATGGTCATGCCGGGCGACAACGTTGAGATGACCGTTGAGCTGATCCAGCCGGTCGCTATGGACGAGGGCCTGCGCTTCGCTATCCGCGAGGGCTCCCGTACCGTCGGCGCTGGCCGTGTTACCAAGATCATCGCCTAA
- a CDS encoding DUF6286 domain-containing protein: MSDSTLPVGLGQRPKASPPARTWTVILGIVLIAGAAVAGREAWVVGADEGGQSWLQPFIDVMSKPDIETWMLIGGGIGILVGLILLWAACAPRKTTHVTIASEEASMWLRAVDIARVASASARRVPGASAARSRAKISSNRAQVTVTATGDLEDSQLKERVTDAVTAALAAVSPTPELTVHIENDQEEIANV; the protein is encoded by the coding sequence ATGAGTGATTCGACTCTGCCCGTCGGCTTAGGCCAACGTCCCAAGGCCTCACCGCCCGCACGCACGTGGACCGTTATCCTTGGCATCGTGCTCATCGCCGGTGCCGCCGTAGCAGGTCGCGAGGCCTGGGTTGTCGGCGCCGATGAGGGCGGTCAGTCATGGCTGCAACCGTTCATTGATGTCATGTCAAAGCCAGACATCGAGACGTGGATGCTGATTGGCGGTGGCATCGGCATCCTTGTCGGCCTTATCCTGCTGTGGGCGGCCTGTGCACCGCGTAAGACTACCCACGTCACTATCGCCTCGGAGGAAGCGTCGATGTGGTTGCGTGCTGTTGATATTGCGCGCGTGGCGTCGGCGTCTGCCCGCCGAGTACCGGGTGCCAGCGCCGCGCGCAGCCGCGCGAAGATTTCCTCGAACCGCGCCCAGGTCACTGTCACTGCGACGGGCGATCTCGAGGACTCCCAGCTCAAGGAGCGCGTGACGGATGCAGTTACCGCTGCGCTCGCCGCCGTCTCCCCCACCCCCGAGCTCACCGTTCACATCGAGAACGACCAAGAGGAGATCGCCAATGTCTAA
- a CDS encoding Asp23/Gls24 family envelope stress response protein: MTTPFDEIPTAQGRTQFSLRAMEKVIHVAIASVPGTAAVDAKLAGLAGRAFPRVMAQMDPDAKVVAVDADIAVYWPSPVTDVASAVRSAISDTVRDFTGFRTTRVNVTVGGAVAGERTSALAVSTRTPLVAQIPAIVPAQELKEIKTSQGVAVRQIAVPAAPAVRGVATPQAVQVRTSGFGPSPQRYDELRDITTAPEQPLRHTRDPQPATVRSVTMPSEFRPRSVDVPRPLQPRPVSAPHPMALRKVDVPRPVEPHHVTAPRATALRTPQVAPSATSRNLRPIEIRPSADFTRRVDIPRPTPLRAITITPFAEGAHHE; the protein is encoded by the coding sequence GTGACGACTCCGTTCGACGAGATCCCCACGGCGCAGGGCCGCACTCAGTTCTCGCTGCGGGCGATGGAAAAGGTTATTCATGTCGCCATCGCCAGTGTCCCGGGAACTGCGGCTGTCGACGCCAAACTGGCCGGCCTTGCTGGACGCGCTTTCCCGCGCGTCATGGCGCAGATGGATCCGGACGCGAAGGTCGTCGCGGTTGATGCCGATATCGCCGTGTATTGGCCCTCCCCGGTGACCGACGTGGCGTCGGCTGTACGCTCCGCCATTTCAGATACCGTCCGTGATTTCACCGGCTTTCGCACGACGCGCGTCAACGTGACGGTGGGCGGTGCAGTCGCTGGTGAACGGACCTCTGCACTGGCCGTATCGACGCGCACTCCGCTTGTCGCGCAGATTCCAGCAATTGTGCCTGCGCAGGAGCTCAAGGAGATTAAAACATCACAAGGTGTGGCGGTCCGCCAGATCGCTGTCCCCGCAGCTCCCGCCGTACGTGGGGTGGCGACTCCCCAGGCAGTACAGGTTCGCACCTCTGGTTTCGGGCCTTCCCCGCAGCGCTATGACGAGTTGCGTGACATCACCACGGCACCAGAGCAGCCTTTACGACACACCCGCGATCCGCAGCCAGCTACTGTGCGGTCGGTGACCATGCCAAGCGAATTCCGCCCACGTTCGGTCGACGTCCCCCGTCCGCTGCAACCACGACCAGTATCCGCACCGCACCCCATGGCCCTGCGCAAGGTCGACGTTCCACGCCCGGTAGAGCCGCACCACGTTACGGCCCCGCGCGCCACAGCGCTCCGCACGCCGCAAGTCGCGCCGAGCGCTACGTCGCGCAACCTCCGCCCGATTGAAATCCGGCCCTCGGCGGATTTCACCCGCCGCGTCGACATACCTCGCCCTACGCCACTGCGCGCAATTACCATCACCCCGTTTGCCGAAGGAGCCCACCATGAGTGA
- a CDS encoding Asp23/Gls24 family envelope stress response protein yields the protein MADNTTPKDVAENTKAATPAAQAERNENLETDFGTTSIDDVVVSKIAGIAAREVSGVAALGGGGARMMGSIRESFGASEDVRQGVTVEVANGSANIDIAIIAEYGVAIHELAEAIRRNIMNAVERMTGLSVNRVDVVVHDVKLPKDENEQEDTTPAISQGQA from the coding sequence ATGGCTGACAACACCACACCGAAGGACGTCGCAGAGAACACCAAGGCAGCTACCCCGGCTGCTCAGGCAGAGCGCAACGAGAATTTGGAAACCGACTTCGGCACTACCAGCATTGATGACGTCGTCGTCTCCAAGATTGCTGGCATTGCCGCCCGCGAAGTCTCTGGCGTCGCTGCACTCGGCGGCGGCGGTGCTCGCATGATGGGCTCAATTCGTGAGTCCTTTGGCGCTTCTGAGGACGTTCGTCAGGGTGTCACGGTCGAGGTTGCCAATGGATCCGCCAACATCGATATCGCCATCATCGCTGAGTACGGTGTGGCCATCCACGAGCTGGCTGAGGCAATCCGCCGCAACATCATGAATGCCGTGGAGCGCATGACTGGCCTGTCCGTCAACCGTGTCGACGTCGTTGTCCACGACGTCAAGCTGCCGAAGGACGAGAACGAGCAGGAGGACACCACCCCGGCAATCTCCCAGGGACAGGCCTAA
- the rpsJ gene encoding 30S ribosomal protein S10, with the protein MAGQKIRIRLKAYDHEAIDASAKKIVETVTRTGARVVGPVPLPTEKNVYAVIRSPHKYKDSREHFEMRTHKRLIDILDPTPKTVDALMRIDLPASVDVNIQ; encoded by the coding sequence GTGGCGGGACAAAAGATCCGCATTCGGCTGAAGGCCTACGACCACGAGGCTATCGACGCTTCTGCCAAGAAGATCGTTGAGACCGTTACCCGTACGGGTGCCCGTGTAGTTGGTCCGGTGCCGCTCCCAACCGAGAAGAACGTATACGCCGTTATTCGTTCTCCGCACAAGTACAAGGACTCTCGCGAGCACTTCGAGATGCGCACTCACAAGCGCCTCATCGACATTCTCGACCCGACCCCGAAGACCGTTGACGCTCTTATGCGCATCGACCTTCCGGCAAGCGTCGACGTGAATATCCAGTAA
- the rplC gene encoding 50S ribosomal protein L3: MSENEIKGILGTKLGMTQVFDEENRVVPVTVVEAGPCVVTQIRTAETDGYNAIQIAFGEKDPRKANKPAAGHFKKAGVTPRRHVAEIRMDDTSAYEVGQEVKVDIFEGVTFVDVTGTTKGHGYAGAMKRHGFAGQGAAHGNQAAHRRVGGIGGASFPGRVFKGKRMAGRMGQDRVTTQNLKIQKIDAESNLLLIKGAIPGARGGLVTVKTAVKGGAHA; the protein is encoded by the coding sequence ATGAGTGAAAACGAGATCAAGGGCATTCTGGGCACCAAGCTCGGCATGACCCAGGTCTTCGACGAGGAGAACCGCGTTGTGCCGGTCACCGTCGTCGAAGCTGGGCCGTGCGTGGTTACCCAGATTCGTACCGCAGAAACCGATGGCTACAACGCCATCCAGATTGCCTTCGGCGAGAAGGACCCGCGCAAGGCCAACAAGCCGGCCGCTGGTCACTTCAAGAAGGCTGGCGTGACCCCGCGTCGCCACGTTGCTGAAATCCGCATGGATGACACCTCTGCATATGAGGTTGGCCAGGAGGTCAAGGTGGACATCTTCGAGGGTGTAACCTTCGTTGACGTCACCGGCACCACCAAGGGCCACGGCTACGCCGGCGCCATGAAGCGCCACGGCTTCGCAGGCCAGGGCGCTGCCCACGGTAACCAGGCCGCTCACCGCCGCGTTGGTGGTATTGGTGGCGCTTCGTTCCCGGGCCGCGTCTTCAAGGGTAAGCGCATGGCTGGCCGCATGGGCCAGGACCGCGTGACCACCCAGAACCTGAAGATTCAGAAGATTGATGCCGAGTCCAACCTGCTGCTCATCAAGGGTGCTATCCCGGGTGCGCGCGGTGGCCTCGTCACCGTTAAGACCGCAGTGAAGGGCGGTGCACACGCATGA
- the rplD gene encoding 50S ribosomal protein L4, with the protein MSNLKLDVQTADGKTNGSVELPAELFDTEASIALMHQVVNAQLAAARQGTHKTKTRGEVRGGGRKPFRQKGTGRARQGSIRAPHYTGGGTVHGPVPRDYSQRTPKRMIKAALYGALSDRARNERIHVIEELVPGQTPSTKQAKAFIERLTDRKNVLLVVGREDINARRSANNLPNVQILDAGQLNTYDVLYSDDVVFSVEALHTFVERATGAAEEAKEEK; encoded by the coding sequence ATGAGCAACCTCAAGCTAGACGTCCAGACCGCTGACGGTAAGACCAACGGCTCTGTTGAGCTGCCGGCCGAGCTCTTTGACACCGAAGCATCCATCGCTTTGATGCACCAGGTTGTCAACGCTCAGCTTGCTGCTGCTCGCCAGGGCACCCACAAGACCAAGACTCGCGGCGAGGTCCGCGGCGGTGGCCGTAAGCCGTTCCGCCAGAAGGGCACCGGTCGCGCCCGCCAGGGCTCCATCCGTGCACCGCACTACACCGGCGGTGGCACCGTGCATGGCCCGGTTCCGCGCGACTACTCCCAGCGCACCCCAAAGCGCATGATCAAGGCTGCTCTCTACGGTGCACTGTCTGACCGTGCACGCAACGAGCGCATCCACGTCATCGAGGAGCTCGTCCCGGGTCAGACCCCGTCCACCAAGCAGGCCAAGGCCTTCATCGAGCGCCTCACCGACCGCAAGAACGTTCTTCTGGTCGTCGGCCGCGAGGACATCAATGCTCGCCGCAGCGCCAACAACCTGCCGAACGTCCAGATCCTGGACGCCGGCCAGCTGAACACCTACGACGTCCTCTACTCGGACGATGTTGTGTTCTCCGTTGAGGCTCTGCACACCTTCGTCGAGCGCGCCACCGGCGCTGCCGAGGAAGCTAAGGAGGAGAAGTAA
- the rplW gene encoding 50S ribosomal protein L23 — MAKLANPRDVIIAPVVSEKSYGLMEQNVYTFYVSTDSNKTQIKDAVEQIFGVKVASVNTVNRAGKRKRTRTGFGQRKSTKRAYVTLREGSDSIDVFGGSAS; from the coding sequence ATGGCTAAGCTCGCTAACCCGCGCGACGTCATCATCGCACCGGTTGTGTCCGAGAAGTCCTACGGCCTGATGGAGCAGAACGTGTACACGTTCTACGTCTCCACGGACTCCAACAAGACCCAGATTAAAGATGCCGTCGAGCAGATCTTCGGCGTGAAGGTTGCTTCCGTCAACACCGTGAACCGTGCAGGTAAGCGTAAGCGCACCCGCACCGGCTTCGGTCAGCGTAAGTCCACCAAGCGCGCCTACGTGACGCTCCGTGAAGGCAGCGACTCCATCGACGTCTTCGGCGGTTCTGCTAGCTAG
- the rplB gene encoding 50S ribosomal protein L2 → MAIRKYKPTTPGRRASSVSQFEEITRSTPEKSLLRPLTKTGGRNNYGRITTRHIGGGHKRRYRLIDFRRTDKDGIPAKVAHIEYDPNRTANIALLHYADGEKRYIIAPKGLKQGTVVESGPNADIKVGNNLPLRNIPTGTTIHAVELKPGAGAKLARSAGASIQLLGKEGKYAVLRMPSSEIRRVDIRCRATVGEVGNADQMNIRWGKAGRMRWKGVRPTVRGVVMNPVDHPHGGGEGKTSGGRHPVSPWGHKEGRTRNPNRYSNNMIVRRRRPNKKR, encoded by the coding sequence ATGGCTATTCGTAAGTACAAGCCGACAACTCCGGGTCGCCGCGCATCCTCCGTGTCCCAGTTCGAGGAGATCACTCGTTCCACTCCGGAGAAGTCCCTGCTGCGCCCGCTGACCAAGACCGGTGGTCGTAACAACTACGGCCGCATCACCACCCGCCACATCGGCGGTGGCCACAAGCGCCGTTACCGTCTGATCGACTTCCGTCGTACCGACAAGGACGGCATCCCTGCAAAGGTCGCTCACATCGAGTACGACCCGAACCGTACCGCTAACATCGCTCTCCTGCACTATGCAGATGGCGAGAAGCGCTACATCATCGCCCCGAAGGGCCTGAAGCAGGGCACCGTCGTCGAGTCCGGCCCGAACGCAGATATCAAGGTTGGTAACAACCTGCCGCTGCGTAACATCCCGACCGGTACCACCATCCACGCTGTGGAACTCAAGCCGGGCGCTGGCGCTAAGCTGGCCCGCTCCGCTGGTGCTTCCATCCAGCTGCTGGGTAAGGAAGGCAAGTACGCGGTTCTGCGTATGCCGTCCTCCGAAATCCGTCGCGTCGACATCCGTTGCCGCGCCACCGTGGGTGAGGTCGGCAACGCTGACCAGATGAACATCCGCTGGGGTAAGGCCGGCCGTATGCGCTGGAAGGGCGTCCGCCCGACCGTCCGTGGTGTCGTCATGAACCCGGTCGACCACCCGCACGGTGGTGGTGAGGGTAAGACCTCGGGTGGTCGCCACCCGGTGTCGCCGTGGGGCCACAAGGAAGGCCGCACCCGCAACCCGAACCGTTACTCGAACAACATGATCGTGCGCCGTCGTCGCCCGAACAAGAAGCGCTAA
- the rpsS gene encoding 30S ribosomal protein S19: protein MPRSLKKGPFVDEHLLNKVDAQNEAGTKQVIKTWSRRSTILPDFIGHTFAVHDGRKHVPVFVEDSMVGHKLGEFAPTKTFKGHVKDDKKGRR from the coding sequence ATGCCACGCAGCCTGAAGAAGGGCCCGTTCGTCGATGAGCACCTCCTCAACAAGGTAGATGCTCAGAACGAGGCCGGCACCAAGCAGGTCATCAAGACCTGGTCTCGCCGTTCCACCATCCTTCCTGACTTCATCGGTCACACCTTCGCCGTCCACGACGGTCGTAAGCATGTGCCGGTGTTCGTCGAGGATTCCATGGTTGGTCACAAGCTCGGCGAGTTCGCACCCACCAAGACCTTTAAGGGTCACGTCAAGGACGACAAGAAGGGACGTCGATAA
- the rplV gene encoding 50S ribosomal protein L22, whose protein sequence is MSDTITSASATARYVRVTPMKARRVIDLVRGKSVAEALAILKYAPQGAAKPVAKVVASAAANAENNFGLDPRTLVISEAYANEGPTMRRFQPRAQGRAFMIRKRTSHITVVVESQKEGAK, encoded by the coding sequence ATGAGTGACACCATCACCTCCGCATCCGCAACGGCTCGCTACGTCCGCGTTACCCCGATGAAGGCACGCCGCGTCATCGACCTGGTCCGCGGTAAGTCCGTAGCCGAGGCACTTGCAATCCTGAAGTACGCTCCGCAGGGCGCCGCTAAGCCGGTAGCCAAGGTTGTTGCATCCGCAGCTGCCAACGCAGAGAACAACTTCGGCCTGGATCCGCGCACCCTGGTCATCTCCGAGGCATACGCCAACGAGGGCCCGACCATGCGTCGTTTCCAGCCGCGCGCACAGGGCCGCGCATTCATGATTCGTAAGCGCACCAGCCACATCACCGTGGTTGTCGAGAGCCAGAAGGAAGGGGCCAAGTAA
- the rpsC gene encoding 30S ribosomal protein S3, producing MGQKIHPHGLRLGITSDWKTHWYADKDYANYVAEDIKIRQYLEKGLDRAGIADVVIERTRDRVRVDIHTARPGIVIGRRGAEADRIRRELEKLTGKMVALNILEVKQVDANATLVAQSIAEQLVNRVAFRRAMRKAIQSAMRQPQVKGIKILLSGRLGGAEMSRVERYHEGRVPLHTLRAEIDYGTAEAHTTFGRIGIKVWIYKGDVVGGVRESELNAPAQGRGRDRNGRSRRGGQRRQRAQQKQEG from the coding sequence ATGGGCCAGAAGATCCATCCTCACGGCCTACGTTTGGGCATCACTTCCGACTGGAAGACCCACTGGTACGCCGATAAGGACTACGCCAACTACGTAGCCGAAGACATCAAGATCCGCCAGTACCTGGAGAAGGGCCTCGACCGCGCCGGCATCGCCGACGTCGTCATCGAGCGCACCCGCGACCGCGTCCGCGTCGACATTCACACTGCCCGCCCGGGCATCGTGATCGGCCGCCGCGGCGCTGAGGCCGACCGCATCCGCCGTGAGCTGGAGAAGCTCACCGGCAAGATGGTTGCCCTCAACATTCTCGAGGTCAAGCAGGTCGACGCTAACGCAACCCTGGTTGCTCAGTCCATCGCGGAGCAGCTGGTTAACCGTGTTGCATTCCGTCGTGCAATGCGCAAGGCTATCCAGTCCGCTATGCGCCAGCCACAGGTTAAGGGCATCAAGATTTTGCTGTCCGGCCGCCTGGGTGGTGCTGAAATGTCCCGCGTTGAGCGCTACCACGAAGGTCGCGTTCCGCTGCACACCCTTCGCGCCGAAATCGACTACGGCACCGCAGAGGCCCACACCACCTTTGGCCGCATTGGCATCAAGGTGTGGATCTACAAGGGTGACGTCGTCGGTGGCGTGCGTGAGTCCGAACTGAACGCTCCGGCGCAGGGCCGTGGCCGTGACCGCAATGGTCGCTCCCGCCGCGGTGGCCAGCGTCGCCAGCGCGCACAGCAGAAGCAGGAGGGCTAA